A section of the Malus sylvestris chromosome 17, drMalSylv7.2, whole genome shotgun sequence genome encodes:
- the LOC126611961 gene encoding uncharacterized protein LOC126611961, with protein sequence MVAYTCWHIWKARYAFVFNKVRINHLNVVLAISNAVGSFLAVSCGPEVNRIRECVGQVPGCAPLWFPPPPHFTKINVDASWSKMLCSGFVGVVLRDAEAHFIAAARYHIRAPCAAAVEAMALLRGCELGATLGFYEVILESDSSEAISCLSNSIENGSWEAVPTLTRVKLLGEAFQNCRWSWVPRSANMAADALTSRDCAELCDVVWVDRPPSSLVFVLNNDGLPCPY encoded by the coding sequence ATGGTGGCTTACACTTGTTGGCATATTTGGAAGGCCAGATATGCTTTTGTGTTTAACAAGGTGCGAATCAACCATTTAAATGTTGTTTTGGCCATATCTAATGCAGTGGGGTCTTTCTTGGCTGTTTCCTGCGGCCCAGAGGTTAATCGGATTCGGGAGTGTGTCGGCCAGGTTCCAGGCTGCGCCCCCTTGTGGTTTCCTCCTCCACCCCATTTTactaaaataaatgttgatgcCAGCTGGTCAAAGATGTTGTGTTCGGGGTTTGTGGGAGTGGTTTTACGTGACGCTGAGGCACATTTCATTGCGGCTGCTCGTTACCACATTCGGGCCCCCTGTGCTGCAGCTGTCGAAGCTATGGCCTTGCTGCGTGGATGTGAACTGGGTGCAACTTTGGGTTTTTATGAGGTTATTTTGGAATCTGACTCTTCCGAGGCGATTTCTTGCCTTTCAAATTCTATTGAGAATGGCAGTTGGGAGGCTGTTCCTACTCTTACAAGAGTGAAGCTCTTGGGGGAAGCCTTCCAGAACTGTCGCTGGTCTTGGGTCCCAAGATCAGCCAATATGGCAGCAGATGCTCTTACGTCGCGTGATTGTGCGGAGCTGTGTGATGTTGTTTGGGTCGATAGGCCTCCATCTTCGCTagtttttgtgttaaacaatGATGGTCTTCCTTGTCCATATTAG